Proteins encoded together in one Lathyrus oleraceus cultivar Zhongwan6 chromosome 5, CAAS_Psat_ZW6_1.0, whole genome shotgun sequence window:
- the LOC127083928 gene encoding uncharacterized protein LOC127083928, protein MTMVSVLPLKKRKPIIQTVKCSLARRKAAPFSKSLTNATNQKNKTTVTEEFKTGLHIVIYRAEGIDKCEETHTKVAQGIKNRGYNVVHWIKPGEELHTKVVEGVTPEWNQSGFIMLENLDDDVFLNVEVQRFNSLADPGSSSGKVVVGRVKIPIPVAYNRRKVGSFPLLRRDGNCHRLEGRVLLSMRLQRIKPDSPSQFCADDLFFDDDVVV, encoded by the coding sequence ATGACCATGGTGTCGGTCCTTCCGTTAAAGAAAAGAAAGCCGATAATACAAACCGTCAAATGCAGCCTCGCACGACGGAAGGCTGcaccattttcaaaatctttaACCAATGCAACAAACCAAAAGAATAAAACCACTGTCACCGAAGAATTCAAAACAGGTTTGCACATTGTAATTTACAGAGCCGAAGGCATTGACAAATGTGAAGAGACTCACACCAAGGTTGCTCAAGGTATCAAGAACAGAGGTTACAATGTGGTGCATTGGATAAAACCCGGTGAAGAACTTCATACAAAGGTTGTTGAAGGTGTTACCCCTGAATGGAATCAAAGTGGCTTTATCATGTTAGAGAATCTTGATGACGATGTTTTTCTGAATGTTGAGGTACAGAGGTTTAATTCTTTGGCCGATCCTGGATCTTCCAGTGGTAAAGTTGTGGTGGGGAGAGTGAAGATTCCGATTCCGGTGGCATATAATCGACGAAAAGTGGGTTCGTTTCCTCTGCTTAGAAGGGATGGAAATTGCCATAGGCTTGAAGGGCGTGTTCTACTTTCAATGAGACTTCAGAGAATCAAGCCTGACTCACCTTCTCAATTTTGTGCTGATGACCTGTtttttgatgatgatgttgtAGTTTAA
- the LOC127083930 gene encoding formin-like protein 5, with amino-acid sequence MASTRPPPSKSVDLDLTIVSAKHLKNVNWKNGDLKPYVVFWVDPDRRLATKSDDSGNTSPVWNERFTLPLSFPLPDSYLTLEIFHSKPSDTPKPLVATLRLPLKDLHELNHSSINRKFPVIRPSGRPHGKVHLKLGLLGRSPPPPPPQQTYDYTNPNSNPNHNSNPNPNPNPSLVYYRGYSSPPSPYPIPYAYPDTLPSGYSPGPSGYYSGASYPPPPPRPFFDRTGSYAAGPSGPSAPLEFSSSFDPRPKGGKMGLGAGLAVGAVAGALSGIALEEGMKYEERRLAEMVESDVASARDDYGDAHYRDY; translated from the coding sequence atGGCGTCTACACGTCCGCCTCCGTCGAAGTCTGTAGATCTCGACCTAACCATCGTCTCCGCCAAACACCTCAAAAACGTCAACTGGAAAAACGGCGATCTCAAACCCTACGTCGTCTTCTGGGTCGACCCCGACCGTCGTCTCGCCACCAAATCAGACGACTCCGGTAACACTTCCCCCGTCTGGAACGAACGATTCACCCTCCCTCTCTCATTTCCTCTCCCAGACTCATACCTCACCCTCGAGATCTTCCATTCCAAACCCTCTGATACCCCCAAACCCCTTGTCGCCACCCTCCGCCTCCCCCTCAAAGACCTTCATGAACTCAACCACTCCTCTATCAACCGCAAGTTTCCTGTTATTCGACCCTCCGGCCGCCCCCACGGAAAGGTTCACCTCAAGCTTGGCCTCCTCGGTCGCTCTCCTCCTCCTCCACCACCGCAACAAACCTACGATTACACTAACCCTAACTCAAATCCCAACCATAACTCAAATCCCAACCCTAATCCCAATCCATCCTTAGTCTATTACAGAGGATACTCCTCTCCACCTTCTCCATACCCTATACCCTACGCTTACCCTGATACCCTCCCTAGCGGTTACTCTCCCGGTCCCTCTGGCTATTATTCAGGTGCTTCTTACCCTCCACCACCACCGAGGCCTTTCTTTGACCGTACCGGGAGTTACGCAGCTGGGCCCAGTGGACCATCTGCCCCCCTTGAATTTTCCTCCTCCTTTGATCCGAGGCCCAAAGGCGGTAAGATGGGCCTAGGTGCTGGGCTGGCTGTTGGTGCTGTTGCCGGGGCGCTAAGTGGGATTGCTCTAGAAGAGGGGATGAAGTATGAAGAGCGCAGACTTGCAGAAATGGTTGAAAGCGATGTTGCTTCTGCAAGAGATGATTATGGTGATGCCCATTACCGAGATTATTGA